AAGCGGGTCAGCATGTCGCGCATCTGCGTCTCTTCCTCTGAGGACAAAACCGCAAAAATCCGCCGTTCCATATCCTCGGCCAAGGGCATGATCTCGCCATAAAGCTCCGCGCCCGTTGCCGTCAGCGCCAGTTGGTGCGAGCGGCCATCGCTGGCATGGGGCGCGCGGGCGATCAGCTTGCGCTCGACCAGCGCCTTGCAGGCGCGGTTGACCGCTACCTTGTCCATCCGGGTGACCGCCACCAGTTCACGCTGCGTCGCCTGTTCCAGATCGCCCAGCACCGCCATAATCCGCCATTCGGTGATCTTGAGGCCAAAGCGGCTGCGATACTCCTCGGCGATGAGATTACTCACCGCATTGGTAGTGATCGAGAGTTGATAGGGCAGAAAATCCGCCAGCCTTGTGCGGTCATTCTCAGCCATCACAACCGCACATTCAGGCCGAGCCAGAAGGTCTGCGGCCGGGCGCGCTCAACCACGCCAGCACCGCTGATCCCGGCCTGCACTTCGGCATCGAAAAGATTTTCCACCCAGCCCTCCAGCATCAGCTTCTCGCTCAGCCGATAATTGGCGCGCGCATCGAGCGTGAAGGCATCATCAAGCAGCCTGGTATTGCCGTCATCCTCAAACTGGCTACCAATATAGCGCAGCGTGACACCGGCACTGACATCGTTGCGGCGCGGCTGCCAGTCGAGCGAAGCATTGGCAAAATGCTGCGGCACCTGCGCTGGACGCAACCCGTCAATCGCCGTCTGCGCACCGGCATTACCTGCAACCTCGCTATCGACATAGGCATAACCCGCTGACAGGCTGAACGCGCCAATATCAATCGCGGCATCAATCTCGACACCCAGCGCATCGACAGCATCCAAATTCTGGCGCTGGCGAAATACCCCTGCCCCGGAGACAAAACCGACACCGGGGAAAAGGCCGGGACCACTATCGAGCGTCACGTTGGCAATGGCATTATCCAGCTGGTTGTAGAAGACCGTGCCGCTGAAGCGCAGCGTGTAGATTTCCCAATCCAGGCCCAGTTCAACCCCGCGCAGACGCTCGGGTTCGAGCAATTCATTGGCGGCGGTCGCATCGGCACCGACACGGAAAGGACGGTAAAGCTCATTCAATGTCGGCAAGCGCCAGCCAAGATAGGCCGCGCCGCGCAGCGTCAACAGGCTGGCGGCATCATAGGCGAAACCGATCCGCCCGGTGCCTTCAAACCCATCACGATCGGCGAAGCTGTCATCGCTGCGTATCTGTCCGGCAATATCAGGGGCCAGCTCAAATTCGCGGCGGAAGCCATTGGCAATCGACCAATAATCCAGTCGCCCACCGCCGGTGAGCAAAAAGGTCGGCGTGACCTGCCAGCTCGCCTCGACATAGCCGCCAAGCGTATCGGTACGACCTCCGGCATTGCGCCCGCGCAAAGGCGCTGCATTCTGGAAGAAGAAGCGTTCGTTCGTCTCGCCAATAGTGCGCCGCCAATCGCCCCCAATGCGCAGCTCGGCATTATCCCCGACGGGCGGGCGGATCTCGAACTTTGCGCCCAGCCCGGTGCTCGGCACATTAAACTGATCAAGCACCTGGCGCACCGAATTGCGGTCGGCGGTCACAGCGCCAAAGCTGGTTTGAAACTCGCGCAATTGCAGATAGGCCAGCGCCTCCCATTGCCAGCGCCCGCGCGACACCAGCCGTACCGAAGCATCGGCACCATCATTGCGGTTATCGCTGAATGCAAAGCCGCGCTCGCGCTCATCGCTATAGGCGCGGATATTGGCCTGTATCTCGGTATCGTCGCTGAGCGGCGCGACAAAACGCGCGCCAAAGCCATATTGCTGATATTCCGCCGGGCGATCAACGCTGCCGCGCTGTTCTTCAATCACCGGGATAAAGCCGTCGCCGCGCGCATATTGCGCCGAGAAGGTCAGCCCGCCACTGCCCAGCTTCTGCTCGGCGGCGATATTAGCTTCCAGGCTGTCGCGGCTGCCATAGCGGACATTGCCTGAATAACGGCTCTGCCCGGCGACGCCAAAGCTGGAAAGGTCAATCGTCCCGGCCAACGCCCCGGCACCATCGCTGCCCGTACCGCCGCCACGACGGACACGGACATTCTCGATGGCGAGAGCATCATAACCGGGAAAGCTGACCCAGCCGCCAAAGGGATCGGCCTGGGGCACACCATCCAGTGTCAGCAAGGCGCGGCTCGCGGCATTGCCCCCCAAACCGCGCAGGGTCACGCCCTGGCTGGTCGGGTTGGCCGAGCGCGAATCCGAACGGCGAAATTGCTGCAGCCCCGGCACATTGCGCAGCGCATTTTCGATGCGACCGCTGGCTTCATTGGCCAGTTCACGCGGCCCGATCTCGCTGACGGCATAGGCTTTATTGCCCAAAGGGTCGTCGAGCGGAGCGCCAAGCACGGTGATGTTTTCGCGCGTAGCGGCTGGATCGTCTATCTCCACCGATGGTTCGCTGCCATCATCAGGCGTGCAGTCGATCAACAGGCACGGGTCCGGCTGATCCTGCGCGATGGCGGCAGCGGGCATGCAAACCAACGCAAGCGCAGCTGTCGAAGCAGCAGGAAGCAAAAGATGCGAAGACATTATTCGGGGGCAATCCTGTCAGGGTGGGCAGCCTTGAAGGCTTCATGTTCGCCAAGTTCAGCATGGATGCGCGCCAGCTTCGGGAAACTTTCCATAGCAAGCTCAAAACGCTCGGCATTATACATTTGCGCGGTCAGGCAGATATCGGTGAGGTTCGGGGTCTCGCCACCAAAAACACCCAGCTCCGGCGCGGCCTGTTCCAGCGCGGTATAGCCCAAAGTCATCCAATGGTGCATCCATTGCACCACATCATCCTGTGAATGATAAAACGGGTCTTTCAAATATTGCCAGACGCGCAAATTGTTGATCGGGTGGATATCGGCGATAATCGCCATCGCATCGGCCAGCACCCTGGCGCGCGCTGCGGGGTCTTCGGGCAGCATACGCGGCTCGGGGAAACGCGCATCGAGATAATCGATAATCGCCAGCGACTGGCTGAGATCATGGCCGTCTATGTGCAGCATCGGCACCAGCCCTTGCGGATTGCGCGCTGTATAGGCGGCACTGCGCTGATCGCCATCGACCAGATTGACCCATTCGGTACGATACGCCACGCCCTTCAGATTGAGCGCCAGCCGCACCCGATAGGCTGCGGTCGAGCGGAAATAGTCATACAGGACAATCTCGGACATGATGCTATCCTTAAGCGGGAATGGCCGCGCACCATGATAAGCACCTGCGATGAATGCAACCTTTGTTTCGCGAATGTCGGCCAATAGTATCAATCGTCGTTCCGGACTTGGGTTCATGGCCATCGCAATAGATTTCGTCGGCCCCGCGCAGGCGGGGCCAAGGCTTTCTTTTTGACTCACGCAAAGACGCGAAGACGCAAAGAGTGTTCTTCTTTGTGAGGTCTCTTCGTGTCTTTGCGTCTTAGCGTGAAAGAAATAGCCCTGGCCCCGCCTGCGCGGGGCCGACGAAAGGCAAGACTGCAATTTGCCTAGGTTTCCCGAGCGAAGCCCCCTAAAGCTGTGCCATGTCTGAAGCTGCTTCCATCATCCTCCGTCTCTTCGCCAAATATCCGGTGCCCGGCTATGCCAAGACGCGGCTGATCCCGGCGCTGGGAGAGGCAGGCGCGGCGGCGCTGCACCGCACTCTGGCGCATCGGACCTGCCAGACTCTGATCGCCAGCGAGCAGCCGGTGGTGGTGCATTATGCAGGCGCAGAGGAAACAGCGTTTCGCGAATGGCTGGGCGATATGCCGGATTATGCCGAGCAACCTGAGGGTGATTTGACCGACCGTCTGCTCGCAGCGCTAGGTTCAGGACCGCAAATTTTTTTCGGTGCCGATACCCCCGATTTGACCGTCGCGATTGTCGAGCAAGCCGTTGCCGCGCTGGCGACACATGATGTGGTTATCGGCCCGGCAGAGGATGGCGGCTATTATCTTATCGGCATGGCGCGTCCGCTGCCTGAACTGTTCTGCGATATGCCATGGAGCACCGACAAGGTGCTGCCGACCACTTTGGTGCGGTTGAAGGCGATGGGTATTGTCCCGGCGGTGCTGGACACATTGGCCGATTGCGATCGCCCCGAAGACCTGACACGCTGGCCTGAACTTGTCAAAAGCCTTCAGCCATGACCGTAGAGCAGGTCACCATATTAATCCCGACATGGCAGGAGGAAGAGGCTCTGCCTGCTACCATCGCCAATATCGCCACCATGGACCCGCCGCCCGATGAGGTATTGCTGGTCGATGGCGGCAGCGATGATGCAACGGTGCAGCTGGCAAAGCAGGCCGGTTTCCGTGCCATTATCGCGCCCGAAAAAGGGCGTGGGCCGCAGATCAACCATGGTGTCGAACAGGCCAAGGGGCCGATCATCCTG
The sequence above is drawn from the Parasphingorhabdus sp. SCSIO 66989 genome and encodes:
- a CDS encoding MarR family winged helix-turn-helix transcriptional regulator, whose product is MAENDRTRLADFLPYQLSITTNAVSNLIAEEYRSRFGLKITEWRIMAVLGDLEQATQRELVAVTRMDKVAVNRACKALVERKLIARAPHASDGRSHQLALTATGAELYGEIMPLAEDMERRIFAVLSSEEETQMRDMLTRLREASDALRDEE
- a CDS encoding TonB-dependent receptor, translated to MPAAAIAQDQPDPCLLIDCTPDDGSEPSVEIDDPAATRENITVLGAPLDDPLGNKAYAVSEIGPRELANEASGRIENALRNVPGLQQFRRSDSRSANPTSQGVTLRGLGGNAASRALLTLDGVPQADPFGGWVSFPGYDALAIENVRVRRGGGTGSDGAGALAGTIDLSSFGVAGQSRYSGNVRYGSRDSLEANIAAEQKLGSGGLTFSAQYARGDGFIPVIEEQRGSVDRPAEYQQYGFGARFVAPLSDDTEIQANIRAYSDERERGFAFSDNRNDGADASVRLVSRGRWQWEALAYLQLREFQTSFGAVTADRNSVRQVLDQFNVPSTGLGAKFEIRPPVGDNAELRIGGDWRRTIGETNERFFFQNAAPLRGRNAGGRTDTLGGYVEASWQVTPTFLLTGGGRLDYWSIANGFRREFELAPDIAGQIRSDDSFADRDGFEGTGRIGFAYDAASLLTLRGAAYLGWRLPTLNELYRPFRVGADATAANELLEPERLRGVELGLDWEIYTLRFSGTVFYNQLDNAIANVTLDSGPGLFPGVGFVSGAGVFRQRQNLDAVDALGVEIDAAIDIGAFSLSAGYAYVDSEVAGNAGAQTAIDGLRPAQVPQHFANASLDWQPRRNDVSAGVTLRYIGSQFEDDGNTRLLDDAFTLDARANYRLSEKLMLEGWVENLFDAEVQAGISGAGVVERARPQTFWLGLNVRL
- the maiA gene encoding maleylacetoacetate isomerase, producing the protein MSEIVLYDYFRSTAAYRVRLALNLKGVAYRTEWVNLVDGDQRSAAYTARNPQGLVPMLHIDGHDLSQSLAIIDYLDARFPEPRMLPEDPAARARVLADAMAIIADIHPINNLRVWQYLKDPFYHSQDDVVQWMHHWMTLGYTALEQAAPELGVFGGETPNLTDICLTAQMYNAERFELAMESFPKLARIHAELGEHEAFKAAHPDRIAPE
- a CDS encoding TIGR04282 family arsenosugar biosynthesis glycosyltransferase — its product is MSEAASIILRLFAKYPVPGYAKTRLIPALGEAGAAALHRTLAHRTCQTLIASEQPVVVHYAGAEETAFREWLGDMPDYAEQPEGDLTDRLLAALGSGPQIFFGADTPDLTVAIVEQAVAALATHDVVIGPAEDGGYYLIGMARPLPELFCDMPWSTDKVLPTTLVRLKAMGIVPAVLDTLADCDRPEDLTRWPELVKSLQP